The DNA sequence ACCGAGATAGAGTCGGAGAGGGTCTTCGAGGTGACAGTCAGCGACGGAGTGAGACGCGAGTGACTGTTCTAAAGATAGGCGGAAGCGTCCTGACGCACAAGTCGGAGGAAGAGAGCCTCGACGACGAGGCGTTCGAGGATGTCGTCGACGCCGTCTCGGAGGCGGACTCCGACATCCATAATCTCATCCTCGTCCACGGCGCGGGGTCGTTCGGACACCCCCAAGCCGAGAGAGGGGGTCTCAAACAGGGAACACACGACGCGCGCGGTGTACACGAGACCCACTCGGCTGTCTCACGTCTCAACTCAAAGCTGGTCGGGTCTCTTATAGAGGGCGGCGTCGACGCCGTCTCTGTACATCCCTTCTCGTGTACCCGCAGAGACGAAAACGGTCTGAGTATGATGACCGACCAGATAGAGAGCCTCTTGGACGAGGGGTTCACACCCGTCCTACACGGCGACTGTACCGTCGAGAAGGGAAGAGGAGTCTCGGTCGTCTCGGGCGACGCCCTCTCAGTCGAGATGGCGCGTGTCTTCGGCGGCAGTCTCGGAATGTGTACGTCGGCGGGCGGAGTACTCGACTCCGACGGGGAAGTAGTCGACAGAGTCACAGACGTCTCCGAGGTCGATGTCTTCGACGACGACGCCACGGACGTCACGGGCGGCATAAGAAACAAGGTCGATGCGATTCTTGGACTCGAATCCGGAGGCTACGTCTTCGGACGTCACGAACTACGCGGTTTTTTATCCGGTGGGGACGTTGGAACATTAATAAAGAGATCAGAATGACACCCGGAGCTTCAGAGAGAAAGGACGACCACATACGTATAGTAAACGAGGAGGACGTCGAGACGTCGGGGACGGGATTCGGAGAGGTCGACCTCGTACATGAGGCAGTTCCCGAAGTCGACCTCGGCGACGTAGACACATCGGTCGAGTTCTTAGGACACGACCTCGACTCGCCCGTCTTCATAGAGAGCATGACGGGAGGGCATCCGAGCGCGACGGAGATAAACAGATCCCTCGCACACGCCGCTCAGGAAGCCGGAGTCGCGATGGGTGTCGGAAGTCAGAGGGCAGGGCTCGAAGATGAGAGTCAGAGAGAGTCGTTCGAGGTCGTGAGGGACGCCGCTCCCGATGCCTTCATCTACGGAAACATAGGCGCGCCCCAGCTTCACGAGTACGGGGTTGAGGACGTCGAGGAGGCGGTCGGTATGATAGACGCCGACGCGATGGCGATACATCTCAACTTCCTACAGGAGGCAGTCCAGCCCGAGGGAGACACACAAGCCGAGGGCTGCCTGAGTGAGATAGAGAAAATCTGTGACGAGCTCAGCGTCCCCGTGATAGCCAAGGAGACGGGCAACGGTATATCCCGGTCGACAGCCAGACGCCTCAAAGACGCGGGAGTCGACGTCGTAGACGTCGCTGGAAAGGGCGGAACGACGTGGTCGGGAGTCGAGTCCCACAGGGCGGCGGCGGTCGGAGACGAGATGGGTGAGAAGCTCGGAAACCTCTTCAGGAACTGGGGAATACCCACCGCAGTAAGTACGGTAGCTGCGAGCGGTGTACATCCGTGTGTAGTCGCGAGCGGCGGCGTGCGTTCGGGACTCGACGTCGCTAAGGCGGTAGCACTCGGTGCGGTCGGCGGAGGACTCGCGAGTCCGTTCCTGAAGCCCGCCGCAGAAGGCAAGCAAGAGGCGGTGAAGGCGGTCAAAGAAGTTACGGAGGGTCTCCGGACTGCTATGTTCGTAACGGGGGCGGAGAATATCGATGAACTTAGGAGAGTAGAAACAGTTACTACTGGTAAGACACACGAATATTTAACTCAGATGGGCTTTGATACTTAACTAAGCCTATCAAAGCCAAACTGCTTTAGTCTAAACTAACTTAAAAAGGTGAAATACATGGAAGTTGAAATAACAGCGGTCGGAGGATACGAGGGAGTTGAGGGTCAGATGACAGCCGTTAGGGTTGGTGACGACGTCATAGTGTTCGACATGGGACTCGACGTCGGCAAGGTCGTGATGCACGACAACGTCGAGACAGAGACGATGCACTCGCTCGATCTCATAGAGCTGGGTGCTATACCCGACGACAGGGTGATGAGCGACGTCGAGGGAGACGTGAAGGCGATAATACCTACACACGGACATCTCGACCACATAGGTGCGATACCCAAGCTCGCTCACAGATACGAGGCACCCATAGTGGCGACTCCGTTCACGGCACAGCTCGTCAAGAACCAGGTCAAGGGAGAGAAGAAGTTCGGATTCACGAACGAGATAAGGGAGATGAAGACGGGAGAGGTCTTCCAGATCTCGCCGAATGTCTCTGTCGAGTTCGTCAACACACAGCACTCGATACCACAGGCTGTGACTCCTGTCGTACACACGCCAGAGGGCGCTGTGGTCTACGGTCTCGACATGAGGATGGACTACACACCCGTCATCGGAGACCCGATAGACAAGGAGCGTTTCAAGGAGATAGGCAGAGAGGGTAACGGTGTCCTCGGATTAATACCTGACTGTACCAACATAGCCGGAGACGGCAACGGAAGGACTCCGAGCGAGAAGATCGCACGTGAGATGCTCCGTGACATAATGTACTCGATGGAGGACTACGACGGAGGCATAGTCGCTACGACCTTCGCGTCACACATAGCGAGGATCAAGAGTCTCATAGAGTTCTCACAGGACATAGGAAGACGTCCTATACTCCTCGGAAGGAGCATGGAGAAGTACTCGAACGTAGCCGAGAGGCTGGACATAGCCGACTTCGAGGACGTCGGAATGTTCGGACACAGGAGAAGCATAGACAGAGCGATGAAACGCGTGATGGAGGAAGGAAAGGGAGACTACCTTCCGATAGTCACGGGACACCAGGGAGAGCCCCGCGCTATGCTGACACGTATGGCGAGAGACGAGACGCCGTACGAGATAGAGGAGGGCGACAGGGTTCTCTACAGTGCACGCGTCATACCCTCGCCGATCAACGAGGGACAGAGACACCAGGCGGAGAAGCTACTCAAGTCACAGGGCGCGCGTATATACACAGACGTCCATGTCTCGGGACATATGGGACGTGAGGAGCATTACGACCTACTCGACTGGCTCGATCCCAAACACGTCATACCCGGACACCAGAGCATGGCAGAGAGGAGTAAGTACATAGACATGGTCGAGGATCTCGGCTACGAGATGGGACGCGACGCCCATATGCTCAGAAACGGAGACCAGACTCTTCTCACGAGGTGAGCGGGGTGTCGAAGAGCACTGTCGACGTGAGGTCGGAGATACAGAAGAGGGCGGAGACCGTAAACGCGTCTTTCGACGAGTATCTCCCAGAGGGCGAGCCGAGGAGCCTCTACGAGGCGTCGCTGTATCTCCTGAGAGCGGGTGGTAAACGTCTCCGTCCCGCTCTCCTGCTTCTGACTGCGGAGGCTCTCGGAGAGGACGACCCCGAGAAGACGGTTCCCGCCGCAGTCTCTATAGAGACGATACATTCGTTCACACTCATACACGACGACATAATGGACGACGACGACCTCAGAAGGGGCGTCCCGAGTGTCCACGTCGAGTGGGACGAGCCG is a window from the Candidatus Afararchaeum irisae genome containing:
- a CDS encoding isopentenyl phosphate kinase; amino-acid sequence: MTVLKIGGSVLTHKSEEESLDDEAFEDVVDAVSEADSDIHNLILVHGAGSFGHPQAERGGLKQGTHDARGVHETHSAVSRLNSKLVGSLIEGGVDAVSVHPFSCTRRDENGLSMMTDQIESLLDEGFTPVLHGDCTVEKGRGVSVVSGDALSVEMARVFGGSLGMCTSAGGVLDSDGEVVDRVTDVSEVDVFDDDATDVTGGIRNKVDAILGLESGGYVFGRHELRGFLSGGDVGTLIKRSE
- the fni gene encoding type 2 isopentenyl-diphosphate Delta-isomerase, producing MTPGASERKDDHIRIVNEEDVETSGTGFGEVDLVHEAVPEVDLGDVDTSVEFLGHDLDSPVFIESMTGGHPSATEINRSLAHAAQEAGVAMGVGSQRAGLEDESQRESFEVVRDAAPDAFIYGNIGAPQLHEYGVEDVEEAVGMIDADAMAIHLNFLQEAVQPEGDTQAEGCLSEIEKICDELSVPVIAKETGNGISRSTARRLKDAGVDVVDVAGKGGTTWSGVESHRAAAVGDEMGEKLGNLFRNWGIPTAVSTVAASGVHPCVVASGGVRSGLDVAKAVALGAVGGGLASPFLKPAAEGKQEAVKAVKEVTEGLRTAMFVTGAENIDELRRVETVTTGKTHEYLTQMGFDT
- a CDS encoding MBL fold metallo-hydrolase, with protein sequence MEVEITAVGGYEGVEGQMTAVRVGDDVIVFDMGLDVGKVVMHDNVETETMHSLDLIELGAIPDDRVMSDVEGDVKAIIPTHGHLDHIGAIPKLAHRYEAPIVATPFTAQLVKNQVKGEKKFGFTNEIREMKTGEVFQISPNVSVEFVNTQHSIPQAVTPVVHTPEGAVVYGLDMRMDYTPVIGDPIDKERFKEIGREGNGVLGLIPDCTNIAGDGNGRTPSEKIAREMLRDIMYSMEDYDGGIVATTFASHIARIKSLIEFSQDIGRRPILLGRSMEKYSNVAERLDIADFEDVGMFGHRRSIDRAMKRVMEEGKGDYLPIVTGHQGEPRAMLTRMARDETPYEIEEGDRVLYSARVIPSPINEGQRHQAEKLLKSQGARIYTDVHVSGHMGREEHYDLLDWLDPKHVIPGHQSMAERSKYIDMVEDLGYEMGRDAHMLRNGDQTLLTR